A portion of the bacterium genome contains these proteins:
- a CDS encoding FapA family protein, translated as MEQAWDVDGHFKLETRGYDVFLTVYPPIGKGRKVELDDVLSTVSQWEDAAVDIQLISSLIAEDNETEGKIGEIQTRPKVNRVLVEVTHDEMKAYLTLNQEVDEREIERELRRNEVFHNVNHELISYLLEKKEFGKPTLIAQATPPVHGEDAKLEYKFNLNNEIQLKEKENGRVDFKELGIINVVNSGQILVIKTPPTLGLPGMTVKGNEIYAKNGLDIPLPLGKNTELSEDGLKLLSKIDGQVVVRDNKIHIEPVFEVKGNVDYSTGNIDFPGSVFIAGSILDGFRVKCGGNIEVGGCIEKAYVEAEGNIIVGEGIIGKDEGIVKTPKNIYANFVEHGNIEAGEDVIVNESIRYSQVDAKKKVIVQGRIGVILGGKIRAGEEINVKVIGSVTGTPTIVETGSLPLLREEVEKLKQELISDEEKFKGIEQGIKYLFDLKEKMGNNFPEDKEKLLVQHIEAKNTLKEKLYTMSMALPLLEAEIHQAKEGKICAYKIVYPGVKISIRSVSLEVENEYRFVTFTALGGNIKVGPYEEPKGIQIVKEELPRGRIIFEPKQEKERVPKPKLPVIKELEEPPPQIAKLKIRLISDAVNGVKLQKLKLGDKVYTKILDKNELKEVRDLITLKSGGVVEATIEELFALDHARSKILARLGPGVTGETIVANKSKVKVPKRKLRIFK; from the coding sequence ATGGAACAGGCATGGGATGTAGATGGTCATTTTAAACTTGAAACGAGAGGTTATGATGTTTTTCTAACTGTTTATCCTCCTATTGGTAAAGGGAGAAAAGTAGAATTAGATGATGTTTTATCCACAGTTAGCCAGTGGGAAGATGCGGCTGTAGATATTCAACTCATAAGTTCACTCATAGCTGAGGATAATGAAACCGAGGGTAAAATCGGTGAGATTCAAACCCGACCTAAAGTGAATCGGGTATTGGTAGAAGTTACCCATGATGAAATGAAGGCTTATTTGACCCTCAATCAAGAAGTAGATGAACGCGAGATAGAACGAGAATTAAGACGAAATGAGGTGTTTCATAATGTAAATCACGAACTGATTAGTTATCTATTAGAAAAAAAGGAGTTTGGTAAACCAACATTAATTGCTCAGGCTACTCCACCTGTCCACGGTGAAGATGCAAAATTAGAATATAAATTTAATCTGAATAATGAAATTCAACTAAAGGAAAAAGAAAATGGACGGGTAGATTTTAAGGAATTAGGAATTATCAATGTTGTTAATTCAGGACAAATATTAGTCATAAAAACACCTCCGACATTAGGTCTTCCAGGAATGACAGTTAAAGGTAATGAAATTTACGCTAAAAATGGGCTCGATATACCATTACCTCTGGGTAAAAATACAGAACTTTCTGAAGATGGGCTTAAACTCTTATCTAAAATTGATGGTCAGGTAGTAGTTCGGGATAATAAAATCCATATAGAACCTGTTTTTGAAGTAAAAGGAAATGTGGATTATTCCACAGGAAATATTGATTTCCCTGGTTCAGTATTTATTGCGGGTAGTATCCTTGATGGTTTTCGGGTTAAATGCGGTGGTAATATCGAGGTAGGTGGTTGTATTGAAAAGGCTTATGTCGAAGCTGAAGGAAATATTATTGTTGGTGAAGGAATAATTGGAAAAGATGAAGGTATTGTTAAAACCCCAAAAAATATCTATGCTAATTTCGTAGAACATGGCAATATAGAAGCAGGGGAAGATGTTATTGTTAATGAATCTATACGATACAGTCAGGTGGATGCTAAAAAGAAGGTTATTGTTCAGGGGAGGATAGGTGTAATTTTAGGTGGTAAAATACGCGCCGGAGAAGAAATAAATGTAAAAGTAATCGGCTCTGTTACTGGCACACCCACTATTGTTGAAACAGGTTCATTACCTTTATTAAGAGAAGAGGTAGAAAAGTTAAAACAGGAATTAATATCTGATGAAGAAAAATTCAAAGGTATAGAACAAGGAATAAAATATTTGTTTGATTTAAAAGAAAAAATGGGTAACAATTTCCCGGAAGATAAAGAAAAATTACTGGTGCAACATATCGAGGCAAAAAATACTTTAAAAGAAAAATTATATACAATGAGTATGGCGTTGCCTTTATTAGAAGCAGAAATACATCAAGCTAAAGAGGGAAAAATCTGTGCCTATAAAATCGTCTATCCGGGTGTAAAAATTTCAATCAGGTCAGTTAGTCTGGAAGTAGAAAATGAATATAGATTTGTTACTTTTACTGCGTTAGGTGGAAACATTAAAGTTGGACCTTATGAAGAACCTAAAGGGATACAAATTGTTAAAGAAGAACTCCCACGAGGAAGAATTATATTTGAACCAAAACAAGAAAAAGAGCGAGTCCCTAAACCAAAATTACCGGTGATTAAAGAATTAGAAGAACCACCGCCGCAAATAGCCAAACTTAAAATTAGACTTATTTCTGATGCGGTTAATGGTGTTAAACTCCAAAAATTAAAATTAGGAGATAAGGTTTATACCAAGATTTTAGATAAAAATGAATTAAAAGAGGTGCGAGATTTAATTACACTTAAGTCTGGTGGCGTTGTAGAAGCAACCATAGAAGAATTATTTGCCTTAGACCACGCAAGGTCTAAAATACTTGCAAGATTGGGGCCGGGAGTAACTGGCGAAACAATCGTTGCCAATAAATCAAAGGTAAAGGTACCAAAAAGAAAACTGCGGATATTTAAGTAA
- a CDS encoding ribonuclease H-like domain-containing protein produces MKAYLDIETSYGGEITVVGVLLETGNFTQLIGNEITSYFLLQILKGVSTIYTYNGSRFDLPVIKKNIGLDLTKYFGSYDLMFDCWRLNLYGGLKNVEKKLNIPRKLKGITGYEAMKLWHLYQNYGDTHALALLLAYNREDVENLVVLEKRLFGNCSAIDYSGY; encoded by the coding sequence ATGAAAGCCTATCTTGATATTGAAACCTCTTATGGAGGTGAAATAACCGTAGTCGGTGTTCTTTTAGAGACGGGAAATTTCACCCAACTTATTGGAAATGAAATTACTTCATATTTTCTCTTGCAGATTTTAAAAGGAGTATCAACTATTTATACCTATAATGGCAGTAGGTTTGATTTACCTGTAATTAAGAAAAATATAGGGTTAGATTTAACTAAATATTTTGGCTCTTATGATCTGATGTTCGATTGCTGGCGACTGAATTTATACGGTGGATTAAAGAATGTCGAAAAAAAATTAAATATCCCGCGTAAATTAAAAGGAATTACGGGATATGAGGCAATGAAACTCTGGCATCTATATCAGAATTACGGTGATACCCACGCATTAGCACTATTACTCGCTTATAATCGGGAGGATGTAGAGAATTTAGTTGTTTTAGAAAAAAGGTTATTTGGTAACTGTTCAGCCATTGATTATAGCGGTTATTAA
- a CDS encoding FumA C-terminus/TtdB family hydratase beta subunit, with amino-acid sequence MKEINLPLNKEIVNSLKVGDEILLNGWFYTARDKAHQRLVKSLEKKEKLPIDLKDITIYYTGPTAAKSGEIIGSAGPTTSSRMDVFTPILLKNGVIGTIGKGKRSKEVISAMKEYGCIYFITIGGAGAWLSQKITQAKVIAYPDLGTEAIFQFKVKDFPVIVAIDSRGNYIYQNGPLTENSAYLSSLQKDKSEFGDISQIITVFFNQKKELALANKQLQEANQAKSQFLANMSHELRTPLNSIIGFSEVLLEETFGSLQEKQKKYLSNILTSGKHLLILINDILDLSRVEAGKVELKIEEILPKEIFNECQTLIKNMASKKGISLDFKVEGISTIKADPVRFKQIMYNLLSNAIKFTPERGRVDVLARPVDEMVQISVQDTGIGIAREDQEKVFEEFKQIDSSYAKQYAGTGLGLPLTRKLVELHGGKIWLESEPGKGSTFTFTIPERVESKQQEAEYKVQKLEDKPTILVVEDESQSRELLTIYLEKAGYQVVYAVDGEEAIRKAKEIKPSAITLDLILPKKSGFEVVKELKSLPETKEIPIIIISMTDNKELGFSLGASDYLLKPVDKNELLLKLKKHSVMKK; translated from the coding sequence ATGAAAGAAATTAATTTGCCTTTGAATAAAGAGATAGTTAACTCGCTAAAAGTAGGTGATGAGATATTACTTAATGGCTGGTTCTACACCGCCAGGGATAAGGCACATCAAAGATTGGTTAAGAGCCTGGAGAAAAAAGAAAAATTGCCAATTGATTTAAAAGATATAACTATTTATTACACAGGTCCTACAGCCGCAAAATCAGGAGAAATTATAGGTTCAGCCGGTCCGACGACCAGCTCTCGTATGGATGTATTCACACCAATACTTTTGAAAAATGGTGTGATTGGAACAATTGGCAAAGGAAAAAGGTCAAAAGAGGTTATTTCAGCAATGAAAGAATATGGTTGTATTTACTTTATTACGATTGGAGGAGCTGGAGCATGGCTATCACAAAAAATTACACAAGCAAAAGTAATTGCTTACCCTGATTTGGGAACAGAGGCAATATTTCAATTTAAAGTAAAGGATTTTCCGGTTATTGTTGCTATTGATTCACGAGGTAATTATATTTATCAGAACGGTCCACTGACTGAAAATTCAGCATATCTATCTTCACTACAAAAAGATAAATCAGAGTTTGGAGACATCAGTCAGATAATAACAGTTTTTTTTAACCAAAAGAAAGAACTTGCTTTGGCAAATAAACAACTTCAAGAAGCAAATCAGGCAAAGTCGCAATTCCTCGCCAATATGAGCCATGAACTCAGGACTCCTCTCAATTCCATCATCGGCTTCAGCGAGGTTTTATTAGAGGAGACCTTTGGTAGCCTCCAGGAAAAACAAAAAAAATATCTCTCTAATATCCTTACCAGTGGCAAACACCTGCTCATACTTATCAATGATATTTTAGACCTTTCCAGGGTAGAGGCAGGTAAGGTAGAACTTAAGATTGAGGAGATTCTACCCAAAGAGATATTCAATGAGTGCCAGACATTAATTAAGAATATGGCATCAAAGAAGGGTATCTCGCTTGACTTTAAGGTTGAAGGCATCTCAACCATAAAAGCAGACCCGGTCAGGTTTAAGCAAATAATGTATAATCTTCTCTCAAATGCGATTAAGTTCACACCGGAAAGAGGAAGGGTAGATGTCCTCGCAAGACCAGTAGACGAAATGGTGCAAATTTCTGTCCAGGATACAGGAATTGGAATTGCCAGGGAAGATCAAGAAAAGGTCTTTGAGGAATTTAAGCAAATAGATAGCAGTTATGCCAAGCAATATGCAGGGACAGGACTTGGTCTGCCCTTAACCAGAAAATTGGTAGAACTGCATGGAGGGAAAATCTGGTTAGAAAGCGAGCCTGGCAAGGGAAGCACCTTTACTTTTACCATACCCGAGAGGGTAGAGAGCAAACAGCAGGAAGCAGAATACAAAGTGCAGAAATTAGAAGATAAACCTACTATATTAGTCGTGGAAGATGAATCACAATCCAGGGAACTCTTGACCATTTATCTTGAAAAGGCAGGGTATCAGGTAGTTTATGCCGTAGATGGCGAAGAAGCTATCCGGAAGGCTAAAGAGATTAAGCCCTCTGCTATTACATTAGATCTTATCCTTCCCAAGAAAAGTGGTTTTGAAGTAGTGAAAGAATTAAAAAGCCTTCCTGAAACTAAAGAAATTCCTATAATCATTATCTCTATGACAGATAATAAAGAATTAGGATTTAGCCTTGGAGCATCTGATTATTTGTTAAAACCTGTAGATAAGAACGAATTACTCTTAAAATTGAAAAAACATAGCGTTATGAAAAAATGA